acatacaacctttgtattcatatcactacatactactacatgtacatacaccctttgtattcatatcattaCATACCACTACACACAacctttgtattcatagcaccaCATACTAGTACACACATGTTTGAAATTggttgtgctgtctgaaacaattttcaattttggccaatttagttagaggGGGTGGAGACTGGGTaaataatttcatgaatttagtttttttaaatCCTATATTGAATTATATGTTATCTCGCTCCTTATCTGGGTTGACAAATGATAATTGGTGGCTTTCTAGTGTATCTGTAGTTAcatgttgaatgtaaaggtatgCAGTCAAAGTTGGCACAAAATGTAACCATAAACATGGACATTCAAGGTTGATATCACCTTCATTCGTTATCAAGCTTGACACCTACAATACTTATAAGCAAACCAATACAACTTGTCAAAGCATGTACTGCTGATGTATTATATCATTGTTTCTACTTCGATACAGGGTCATGTATTATATCATTTGGTCATGTAGTATTTAACTACTACAACACAGCTGGTGTTGACACTTTCAATAAACTGTCATTATGTCTGACACTTCACTTAATACGTCTGAATTTTATGCAGATTTGGGAATTAATGTAAGCTTTATCTGTTTCATTTGTTGAACTTGACCTACGACTATGaaggtaatatatatgtaaagtgtTAAATCAAATCTGATAGTCTAAAAGTTAACTTAATAAGATTCACATGAATATGAGCACAACTCAAagcatgtatacactgtacgtACTGTCTGAACTTATCAACTACGACTGTAAATACGGAAGAATCAATTGCTTTGCAGTCTCAGTATATCTAAACACGTTGATGCAAGTGTCGTTTATTTGATTAAACGCCGactacttttatatttttaccgGAAATAAAAGTGTGTAAAGTAGCAATGACATAAGCTTAATGGTGGATAAGTTAACAACTTGCCATTACACGTGGGCATTGTATCTCGACTTTTACCTAGGGTGTCCGTGCACAGACcacattaatttcatttctaagtTGTTCTAAATTCTGTGATGTGAAAACTACTGGGTCAGTTCATACATGTCACGTTCAAGATTGACGAAAACAACAGTTGCAGTTAATATTTTAGAATGACCTTGCCTTATCCTAAGTTGGCCATTATCTACGTCTCCCTCAAATCCAAATATGGTCCAGTTTCAAAATTAACGAATTCTCACCACAGCTTGACAAAGTAAACCTCATACATTCTATTCTATATTTACATGCATTCGAGAATTTATTGATGTTGTTGATGTGTTAGTTAAATGTTGGTCTTGTTCAGTTTTCCCGTGCCGTTGTTTGTATCAGTTGACCCCGTCTAACCAGGCTATATTACAGTTATCCCGTCTATCAGGCTGTATTACAGTTAGCTTATCTTACCAGTACAGGCCATATAACAACACAGGCGGTGCATATCGTGACAAATATCAGAGgaagttttatttcatcaataatTCTTCGTTTTGACGAAATTCGTTAATATGGTGAGGAAAACCAGCTACACATTGTATCAAGGTCACTGACTGGAGTCATCCTCTTAGATGACTTTATTTCAACCAATCTTCGTCCAGTTTATATCAAAGGCTAATAATATAAGAGTAGTTCAATCTACGGTCTTATAGTGTTACGTACCTTCAGATGTAAACGTTGTCCGTTTCTAGCCATAGCCATAGCCATCAAGTTTTTAACGTTTTGCAATAGAAGTTCCACCGACCAACACTGTTTACTCCAATAAGTAACATGGTCCCCTACTCTACCATATATCATAGAATTACAGCCAAACTTCTTTAAATCAAGGTGTGTGTGACCGAAAGGAATATTGTAGCGACGAAATATTCAATATCTTGGTAAAAGTCCGACGAAATTCGTTTCCCTGCAAGTTCGTTATTTTAACCAATTGAATTGGACCATCTGTTTTCAATGGCGGTTAACCCAATATAATACAGTTACACACCCATTCGGTGACATCTAATACTTTTCAAACATTCTTCAATAGTTGACATTTGTAGTCCCTAAAGTGACAAATTAAGATTTCCTTTACTCTCATCTTCTGTCAATAATCGTCAAATTCAGACATTTTATAAAGAAAATAGTCCCAAGGTAGGAATGACGTATTCAAGATGGCGGAAAACGAGCGGTCCCATTTACAAATGAATGGAAAACACACAGAAGACGGTTTTGAACGGTATTGGGACATTAGAGGAGAGTTGGATCCATGGTAACCTATTGTTACAACGAATATTAAAAGACGCAACAAGATGTAGCAAACTAGTTATTAAATTATGAACAatttgttaaaatgaaaatgttttcgATACGTACACAGATGAATTACTTTTGATAGCTTTAAAGAgagttgctatggcaacaagTTAGCTGAAAACCATTGAATTCGTGTATTCATCATTCCTGACTAACAGATAGACTGAggcttgaaattcaaaattccAACACAGTTTTTGTTTCCAAAGTAACTTTTATAAATGCAAGATTTCTTTTGCGTTTCCTGCTGGTTCCTGGTATGCAAATGGGTTTAGATACACATTAACAGACAGACTCGACTTTAAAAATGCTAAGTTTAACACAGATGGTCTGACTGCAATTTAAGGTGAAACTATTGACTTAGTGTAATACGGGTTGTTTTTTCCGTTTGTAGGGGTTTCATGTCATCGCATTATTATTGgtataatgttttcaataaacGTAACGATGTGACGAGAAGTCGTTATGTGATTAAAAGTCAATGAGAGCGATTGTACACGGTTTATTGATATCACTCACAATCAATCAACTATAACGCTTCATTAAGTTATCGCATTATTCATTACGTCACTATCAATTTCACTAAAACCACAATTACTGGTATTTGCTGTTAATTTGTACACAAATGATATATATCAATCAAGCAATACCCATCATCTCCAAAAAGGTAGAATTACGATTAAATTTGATGAATTGACTTACCTATCGAACTTACTTTATTTCAGTCAATGGTCGTTGCCATAGCAACCGAAAGTACGTAATTTACTCGATGAATATTCCTATATTCATAAATTGCGCCCTCCCATTTGCAGCGTCGGACGCGAATGAATAGATATAGGTAAATGTATAAAATGGCATTGCATTGCTATATTGACAGCAGACAATCAAATGTTTCGTTGTAGTGGTCGTAGCTGAGGTGTATATACTTAAGAATTGTGAACGTAAAATGATTTGTCTAAATTGTTTGTTGAATATAGTTTAATATAGCTTCAATATCATGGAGTGTAGTCAAAGTTGTATGGTGTATATTCCAAACAGAGTTGTGTGATCCAAAGGTTCGTTTAGATCACTGCCAAGAGACTTATGGTGAATACGGATCAAGATACATTCATcaacatttgatatatattatatatttacgttctgccactgcggtatagagcactgttttagcagattgatactcaccgagttatatatatatatatatatatatatatatatatatatatatatatatatatatatatatatatatatatatattaacaccTGCTGTTTCCGCGCTTTGCATGTTGTGTTCAGTTTTATTTACTCAGAGATTAAGTCGTACTTAAAATTGGGTAGTAAAGTAGACATATCTCTAGCTCTACTTACTGTACCCATGTACTATGACAagaggtgtacatgtacgtacaatattGCAGGACTAGCTCGGCTATCCGTTTTCAAGATCTGTTCAATATTGAGGACCATCGTGTTGCCGAATAAAAACGGTTGCTATGTGTGTTTTTGGTACAGAGAGTAAGTGCTCTTGAAATGATAGCCAACTTCATATCACTTAGACTCTCTGTTGGACTATACTTCCCCAATAATTGATTGAAATTGCACACAAATCACGGTAATAGCACAAAATTAGTTAGCTTGCTAAAGGGTGCTCTTGGCGATCCCAAGTTGACTTCGTCAAATGTACCGGTGAGGTCTGTCCTATACTCCACAGACTACATACAAAGTGATCGAAATTGGTGTAATTGCAAGGAGAAATGCCCCAGGGAGAGTAGCTGCAAATCTTACATGTAATTCCCACTTACACTCACTTTTCAACAGGAAACATCTTTTGGAGCCACAACATAGCCATCATGACAAGTCAATGTAGTGTATgcattgaattttaaaatattgtatatactttACCGATCAACAGGCTAGGCTATCGAACACTGTTTTGAAACCAATTGTAATATTCAGACAGAGTTAAGACGTTACTGTACATGTCCCAATTCGTCAAATATCAGGTCGTTGTATCAAATCACTGCACCTTTAAGGTAGTTCGTTTCTgtctgtttttgaaaatttgatggCGAGCTATCCTTCCAATCCACACTTTGTTGTCAAGATGTACATTTGACACACTCGTGCATATTGACGGTATTCTTTTTGTcctatattatttttttctttggcGCAAAGCTGTGTCGTAGTATGTTGTATTCAGTGTGTGATATCTGGAGGGGGCCTCCCTGACATAATGGCACCCAGCCTATTTTCTACTGTTAATATGTCACTAAATGCGAGTCTTCCGTGATTTTAATGAATACTAAATGGTTTAACTTGCTAGTAGCACTTTCACATTAGAGACGGATATCACGTAAAATAGTGACTTTCAACACTTAGCGTTGACTATTTAGCTGCCGACACTAAATGGATGACAGTCCACAATGAATAGATCTCCTGAAAGGAAATGCTCATAGACAATACTTGAAAGTAGCTACTCTCAGATTACATGATGTACTTCACAGTATATATATGGATACTATCACCACAGTACTCGTGTGTACTGTCCCATTCGTTGTATTGTAATACATATTGCATCAAAACACGTGAAATCATCACACGAAATAGAATAATCATCACCTCGCCATTTTATCTCCACAATCATTaagtataattttgaatataCAAACAAGCATGGATGATACTCAAGTTGTCTGACGGCAACAATAAGAGACGAAATGACAGATGGACAAACTTACGAAAAAACTggagcagagagagagagagagagagagagagagagagagagagagagagagagagagagagagagagagagagagagagagagagagagagagagagagagagagagagagagagagagagagagagagagagagagactaacAAAAAGACTGAACGGGAAATATCGAGAAaataaaagacagacagacggaaggTAGAGAGCGAGATGCCTGGCGAGATGCAGAAGAAAGGCAATAGTATGAGAGATAATCGGGTATGGTTAGACCACTGTGATTTGAAGGCCTTGGGTTTGTAAGTAGATTGTGTTGTAAACAGCGTTATTTGGGTGCAATTACAAAGTCCAGACGGATATAAGAACGTGCAGAGGATATCATTGCAGCCCAATGGATAAAATTGGCAACCATATTCTTTAGCGAGCTTGATGACAGTAACTAAGGCGGTAAACATAGTAATTTGTGTTTAAGTAGTTAGGTGATAGTGAATAGGGATATCATTTTGTTATAATAACAACCCATGTTCAATTTGAAAGTACCCTACTATGATTTACAGCTATTAGTACCTTTAATGGATAATGTCGATGGAAGAACTAAACACAAATTACGTCCGACTTTGAAGTATTCAAAAAAGAACATCAATCCACTTTGTAGTCTTTTTTATGTCATGGGCTGATTTTGTCTTTGATATAAAGGGACAAAGTGTTGAGAAATAAAAACCTAACAAGTTTTTATCAGTTTAAACTTGCCGCTACAATttgaacatgtatgtatgtatgtatgtatgtatgtatgtatgtatgtatgtatgtatgtatgtatgtatgtatgtatgtatgtatgtgtgtatgtgtgtatgtgtgtatgtgtgtatgtatgtatgtatgtatgtatgtatgtatgtatgtatgtatgtatgtatgtgtatgtgtgtgtgtgtatgtatgtatgtatgtacgtatgtatgtatgtatgtatgtatgtaggtaggtaggtaggtaggtctgtatgtatgtatgtatgtatgtatgtatgtatgtatgtaggtaggtaggtaggtaggtaggtctgtatgtatgtatgtatgtatgtatgtatgtatgtatgtatgtatgtatgtatgtatgtatgtatgtatgtatgaatctGTGTTTCAAACTTCAAGAACAGTTTGGAAATAGGGGGAGGGTTGTtcagttgtttttattattatcagTTAAGGAATATGACTATTCGTTGTTTCACCGTTAACCGATACACGTTGGCCAATTGTATCGCTAAACAGAACGGCGTATTGGTATGTAGATTAAATGCGATGTAGTGCGGTTGACAGTTCACTCTTATACCTTCGCGCTTGCAGATCAGCATGAATTACTTTTAAGCGGAACAGTTAACTATTGACACCCATTGGTCTCACATCATTGGTAATGTTAAACTGCCATATCGGATTTTTTTAGACTCTGAACGAAATATTTTTATGCATTGAAATTGTACTGGTGGAAAAAAGGCACTGAGCCTTCGAAAATTAATGCAACTTAGATTGATTTTGTCGGTCGTTGCATGATATTGAGATTCCTAGTTGCTAGCTAGCTGCAACGATAGGTTTATTTTGAGTTCCTGGTTATTTTGTTGTGAACAATGATGAACTTTGACGCACCTGTACACCGTCCAACATCTTTTCTCATCGACGATATCTTGGTCCGTAAAGGAGTGACAGCGCCTAAACAGTTAGCGGACTTAGCGGCAATATCACACGCTCGCTCATCTCTCTTCGAGTGTGGTTTGTCATGCTCTCTACCGACCTCGTCAGCAACGTACAGTAATTTGCTGGCCGCTCATTCGATGTCTCCTTACGCCAAACCAACATTCGATCATCCATATATTCTACCAGCGCCATGTAAGTTTTCTTTTGATTGAAATTGTTTgggtttgttttcaaaaattccacacacttCGACAACGGAAAGAAGTTTTAGGCACGGACAGATAACCcttaatttgtatatcattgaTTTCAAAAAGAAGACGAAAGCTTGACCCAACACATTTGTAACTGGTGTTTACAATATAGCAATGAATGAATGTCACCTACCTTACACCGTTTAGTCATTGTCAATTGAAAATGTTCGACTCAATGACAATTGAAATTATAAAGGGGGAAGCTTACACAATAATCTGATATCGTTGTTCCTCAAAGGACGAGTCTGGACAGTTATTTTAGTCAGTAGTTTATAGATCTATGTCAATGGTAGGAGTACCTGACAGTACTCTGAAAACCTAACAGGGCTCAGGTGCCGGGAACGGAAGGACTTTTTACGTTTTAACATTAGATGTTAACATTTGATTCATTTGTCTTATGTTATAGCGTCATACGGTTATTCACCACTATTTCATGCTGATACTCCTGGAAAACACTGTCGGCGAAGGAAAGCAAGAACCGTATTTTCTGATCATCAGCTCAACGGATTAGAGAAAAGATTTGAAGCACAGAGATATTTGTCCACTCCTGAGAGAGTGGAACTTGCTGCATCGCTAAGTCTTTCCGAAACCCAGGTAACAAGActtcatgttttgtttgttagttgACTACAGATTTATACTTCATACGTTGAATTGAATTCAATTATTTTCTCATTAAACACTTGTGGGTTCAGATTCAAATCTGTCAAATTcgtaaattaaattaaataaccGCTAAATTTGGCCAAAGAGCTAGAATCGCAGTCCGATATTAAAATTTGCCATAGCGTTGTCCTGTTCAAAGTTACATGTGTCTACTGTACAACCATTTTTGGACTTTACTTTCAAAGGAAATATACGGTTTCTATGATGGATGTGTCACTATGACCAACTTTTATTTCCATACAAATATTTGACAGTCATTTCGCCATCTTTATTACAATGTTCTCAAAGTGtgtgttttgaaatatactaTATAATCAGTGCATTTTGCAACGGGGAATTACACATTGGAAACGTGTTGGTATCGATAAAATGACAGATGCACGATGAATTATCCATGACCTAACCAGGAGTACATATACAAGATGTATATACAACTATATCCGTATATTCAAAACTATAACTCAATCAAATATCCAAATGAATTAACTGACAACACAGTTTATTAGGTTGTAAGACAGTGATAGAGTGACTTTGGTTGTAAGacagtgatagagggactttggttGTAAGAcaatgatagagggactttggttGTAAGTGTTTGCAAGATTTAGTCGTTCTATTACATTGCCTTCAAACAAGTTAAAAGATTATTTAGGATTACTGTTGGATTATGTGATATAGGATGGACAATATATTGCTTACACCTTATTTAGTGTTTGttctcaagccaagttattgtagTATTGTATGATAAACCTCTACGCCTAGCTTACAATAGGTGCAGTTATCGTAACGATCGACGCGATCGAAGTAAGATTACAAACACGTTGGCCGTCAAAGTCACGAACGATCGTTCGTCATTTCCTCAGTGACATGTTGGTTTAGTACAACACTCTGATTACACATCTTGGCGTTAACCTGTCTACAAAGTAGATGTCAGGTAAAAGTTGGTATATCAAAACAACCAAGGCCAATAAACGTACCATCGTGTCTTGTCTCCCAAGTCGATTGTGAATCAATAGTAGTGAATTGTTCTAACCAACCACATAGCATGCCGATAACTGATGTTGTAAACTGTCGTTAAAAGACATACAAGATTTATTACAAACCTTTCAATAAAAACTCTAATAGGAATCAGTTTTCACACATTAAACAATATATCTCTCTCTATAAACCACAGCATGCAATCAAAGACTCTCATACCATTTGCCTTGACGCGAGCGTACGTACTTAATAGTTACTGGTGACGATTCGAGTTACCAATTGTCCACTTTTCTACATCTAAAGAAAGGTGTATGTTACAAAAACAACTTTAGCGAACATATACACAAATAGTGTGCTGTGTTTCGGCAATACTGCATCACCTTTTTTGACCACGGCAATTATGTCTTTTTCAGAACATGGATGAATGATTGTTGGGGGAAAGAAAACTTGTTATAAGGGATATAATGTTGTGTGTTGTTATACAATtactgtacatgcatacatgtacgtacttCATTGAAACAAGTGGAGGGTGTGTGACGGAACAGTTGGTGGGTTTATCAGGTCTAATGTTATGTTGACCCCCAAAAAAAacagtggagggggggggggggttatggaACACTTGGTGGGTTTATCAGGTCTGGTTTTACCAAAAGGTGTAAGACGATAACACATTAATTATCATCTATTATTTATAGACATGGAAGTTGGTGGATCTTTGTTTTCTTCAAGATATCTACTCTTACTATAAAACGAGacttattttcaaaacaatgtcATATGTACAGTATGCTTACTctacattcaaatattaaatgaCATAAATACGACATGGCACACTTCTATCTTGTCACCGAAGTTTAACGATCTTGATGTTATTTTAACAACCTTAAAATACCAATCACTTTTAAAGTTATGTACTGTCAGATATTACTTCTAACCTAGTCGGTGTACGACAATTGGAGAACAAGGGAGGCTAAACCTCTTGTATGTATCGGTCAGTTATTGCGGAATACTTCAAGTTGTTATGGTGTCGTCATATTGTATGAACAGTACTAGTGACTACATTATACACTCTAACGTCATGTGTTCAGTTATTGAACACATACTAGAACACttaattgtaattgtaacaCTTTTTGAATGCAGTGTATGTGTTCAGTAAGAAAACTAGAACGCATGTGTTCAGATTTAGAACATATAGTGTCTTAATTATTTGAACACATAACATATGTTCAAAATCATATGAAATAGAAGGCTGTTGACGCATCGGCATACTGTAACACTTTTTGAGCACAGAGAATGTGTTCAGACCAAATACACAGAATGCATGCGTTCTGGAAACCAGACCAAAGTGAACACATGCGACGCATCCTAAGCGTTAAAATGTTCAGAGTGTTGATACATACCTTACCGTATATTCTTACATGTTCACATTACTTCATTCTATGTTTACATTTAATTGTCGAGTTGTGTGATTACTCCTCTTACCTATCAAAGAATTCGTATTCGAAACGTCGGTGACTTGACTTATTGTTAGGGACTGTAATATCTGTAACTTTACACTCCTATCACTAACACTAGTACTCGTACAAGTTACTTTACCGTCAGGGACTGTAACTTTTACACTGAGTCTCCTAGTATAAGTTACGGTCATATAGGTAAATGTAAGATCAAATATGTCTTCCACAACATGCTTTTGGCAATGTTTGGAAATATTCGcattttttatttcagtgtCTTTCTTTTTAAGAAGAGTAGAGCTATACTTGTCAATCACACTTCACTTACATATATGCATCCTCCCCCCTTTTTCTGAAGGTGAAAACTTGGTTTCAAAATCGCAGAATGAAACAT
This Glandiceps talaboti chromosome 13, keGlaTala1.1, whole genome shotgun sequence DNA region includes the following protein-coding sequences:
- the LOC144444410 gene encoding brain-specific homeobox protein homolog; this translates as MMNFDAPVHRPTSFLIDDILVRKGVTAPKQLADLAAISHARSSLFECGLSCSLPTSSATYSNLLAAHSMSPYAKPTFDHPYILPAPSSYGYSPLFHADTPGKHCRRRKARTVFSDHQLNGLEKRFEAQRYLSTPERVELAASLSLSETQVKTWFQNRRMKHKKQMKKVDDNQTKTDNELVTDVEETQNKQVNACNSDVEVKEIDDTEDYDKETSLSPQCVHQQKDTDHVTR